Proteins encoded by one window of Chryseobacterium sp. POL2:
- a CDS encoding DUF1648 domain-containing protein: MLLLLILINSLLLFALLLFSALTYQNLPKRIPIHFGLNGDADGFSSKIFYWLLPILGLLFFSLFSTQAIDLKSLKISDSLLKQNWFSDKENIVILSINTFVLILFLEIQSSIYKVAKGKQTKISKSVWIWTVVIIIVSLLLAILTNS, encoded by the coding sequence ATGTTATTACTCCTTATTTTAATAAATAGTTTGCTACTATTTGCACTTTTACTTTTTAGCGCATTAACCTACCAGAATTTACCCAAACGTATTCCTATTCATTTTGGACTAAATGGTGATGCAGACGGATTTAGCAGCAAAATATTTTATTGGTTGTTACCCATTTTAGGACTTTTGTTTTTCTCGCTGTTCAGTACGCAGGCTATTGATTTAAAATCACTAAAAATTTCGGATTCTTTATTAAAACAAAATTGGTTTTCGGACAAAGAAAACATCGTGATACTTTCTATTAACACCTTTGTTTTGATTTTATTTTTAGAAATCCAATCCAGCATTTATAAAGTTGCTAAAGGAAAACAAACAAAAATATCCAAATCGGTTTGGATCTGGACAGTCGTTATTATTATTGTTAGTCTATTATTGGCTATTTTGACAAATAGTTAA
- the mscL gene encoding large conductance mechanosensitive channel protein MscL, with the protein MGFFKEFKEFAVKGNVIDLAVGVVIGGAFGKIVTSLVEDIITPAILNPALKAINAENLSQLVVPGTAIKYGNFLSSAISFMVVAFALFLMIKGINKLKKPDPVAEEAPAGPTQEELLTQIRDLLKEKN; encoded by the coding sequence ATGGGATTTTTTAAAGAATTCAAAGAATTTGCTGTTAAAGGCAATGTGATTGACTTGGCTGTCGGTGTAGTTATCGGCGGTGCATTTGGTAAAATTGTTACGTCTTTGGTAGAAGACATTATTACACCAGCCATCCTAAATCCAGCTTTGAAAGCGATTAATGCAGAAAATCTTTCTCAATTGGTTGTTCCCGGTACAGCGATTAAGTATGGAAATTTTTTATCGTCTGCAATTTCTTTCATGGTTGTAGCTTTTGCATTATTTTTAATGATTAAAGGTATTAACAAACTGAAAAAGCCAGATCCAGTTGCAGAAGAAGCTCCAGCAGGGCCAACTCAGGAAGAACTTTTAACGCAAATCAGAGATCTTTTAAAAGAAAAAAATTAA
- a CDS encoding DegT/DnrJ/EryC1/StrS family aminotransferase translates to MKKIQMVDLQSQYYKIKNEVDNAVINVMNSAAFINGPEVKFFQSDLENYLDVKHVIPCANGTDALQIALMALDLKEGDEVITADFTFAATVEVIHLLKLKSVLVDVDYNTFTIDPEQIKKAITPKTKAIIPVHLFGQCANMEEILKIAKEHNLYVIEDNAQAIGADYTFSDGSVKKSGTMGTIGTTSFFPSKNLGCYGDGGAIFTNDDELAHRLRGIVNHGMYERYYHDEVGVNSRLDSIQAVVLRQKLPLLNNYNEARQWAANYYNEAFANHPHILTPQKAENSSHVFHQYTLRITNGKRNELQKFLAEKDIPAMIYYPVALRKQKAYYQESNDADFINTDKLLDQVISLPMHTELDEEQLKYITEAVLEFMSAE, encoded by the coding sequence ATGAAAAAAATTCAAATGGTTGACCTTCAAAGTCAATATTATAAAATAAAAAATGAAGTGGACAACGCTGTTATCAATGTAATGAACTCCGCAGCGTTTATTAATGGACCAGAGGTCAAATTTTTCCAATCTGATTTAGAAAATTATCTTGATGTAAAACACGTCATTCCTTGTGCTAATGGTACAGATGCTCTACAAATTGCGTTGATGGCATTGGACCTTAAAGAAGGTGATGAGGTGATTACAGCGGATTTTACTTTTGCTGCAACAGTGGAAGTTATTCATTTATTAAAATTAAAATCAGTTTTGGTGGATGTAGATTATAACACATTTACTATTGATCCAGAACAAATTAAAAAAGCAATCACGCCCAAAACTAAAGCCATTATTCCGGTGCATTTATTTGGACAATGTGCAAATATGGAAGAAATTTTAAAAATTGCTAAAGAGCACAATCTTTATGTTATCGAAGATAATGCACAAGCAATTGGCGCAGATTATACATTCTCTGACGGATCTGTTAAAAAATCCGGAACAATGGGAACTATTGGTACAACATCATTTTTCCCTTCCAAGAATTTGGGCTGTTATGGTGACGGTGGTGCCATTTTCACCAACGATGACGAGCTTGCTCATCGCTTGAGAGGTATTGTGAATCATGGCATGTACGAGAGATATTATCATGACGAAGTTGGTGTTAACTCAAGATTAGACAGTATCCAAGCCGTTGTTTTGAGACAGAAACTTCCGTTGCTAAATAATTATAACGAAGCGCGCCAATGGGCAGCCAATTATTACAACGAAGCATTCGCTAATCATCCGCATATTTTGACGCCTCAAAAAGCTGAAAATTCGTCCCATGTTTTCCACCAATATACGTTGAGAATTACCAATGGAAAACGCAATGAACTTCAAAAATTCTTAGCTGAAAAAGACATTCCAGCGATGATATATTATCCTGTGGCGCTTAGAAAACAAAAAGCTTATTACCAAGAAAGTAATGATGCTGATTTTATTAATACCGATAAGCTTTTGGATCAGGTTATTTCTTTGCCAATGCATACCGAGTTGGATGAAGAACAACTGAAATATATTACAGAAGCGGTTTTGGAGTTTATGTCAGCAGAGTAA
- a CDS encoding alpha/beta hydrolase family protein, whose translation MKNRISMLLLVAASLGFAQENVTYQKPSAEILQLADYDRPPSIMMDSKRALVVLSYRSTYKTLEDLNQDEMKLGGLRINPVTNISSTMTYSNNLKIKKVKDKSETQVKGLPVNAKIAYLQLSPDEKSLAFTNTTAKGVELWVVDLASATAKKLTSDNLNANMGSPYSWFRDSKALLVSQLLDNRPSLLDDKKNLPTGPIVSTAEGKVSQNRTYQDLLKNPQDEKNFETLVTSELYKVDFNRNATLFKKADMYAGQSFSPDGKYINITTLQKPFSYIVPLSRFPMTSVVYDESGNEVKKVNTIPLTEIMPKGFSATREGKRNMAWRADKPASLYFVQALDGGDPAKKVDFRDEVYTWDAPFNSEPKSLVKLKERFAGIQWGDDQHATVMDSWYDTRNLTTQFLNPSTGETKLISSRNFQDMYKDPGEFQTRRNQFGRDVIDVEAGKSYLLGEGFTKEGQFPFIDSFDWKTLKTTRLYTSNVKGKKEDLIDILDIKKNEILVREQSKNEYPNYYIKNFKSGKLTPVTQFVNPFASIKDVYKEVIHYKRNDGVDLTGTLYLPLGYNKKDKLPLLIWAYPEEFKDKATAGQNTKNPNEFTFPSYGSFIYWVTKGYAVLDDASFPIIGEGKTEPNDTFVTQLVADGKAAIDAVDKLGYIDRKRVAVGGHSYGAFMTANLLTYSDLFACGIARSGAYNRTLTPFGFQTEQRNYWDVPNVYNEMSPFMNANKMKTPMLLVHGEADNNPGTFTLQTERYFQALKNLGAPVRMVLLPKESHGYVAKENIMHLLWEQDQFLEKCLQKK comes from the coding sequence ATGAAGAATAGAATTTCCATGTTGTTGTTGGTAGCTGCCAGTCTTGGTTTTGCACAAGAAAATGTCACTTATCAAAAACCGTCCGCAGAGATTTTGCAATTAGCAGATTATGATCGTCCACCATCTATTATGATGGATAGTAAAAGAGCCTTGGTGGTATTGAGTTACCGATCCACTTACAAAACTTTGGAAGATCTTAATCAGGACGAAATGAAGTTGGGAGGACTTAGGATAAACCCTGTGACTAATATCTCTAGTACGATGACCTATTCCAACAATTTGAAAATTAAAAAAGTTAAAGATAAATCAGAAACTCAAGTTAAAGGTCTCCCTGTCAATGCGAAAATCGCCTATCTGCAATTGTCGCCTGACGAAAAATCTTTAGCTTTCACCAATACGACGGCAAAAGGTGTCGAGCTTTGGGTTGTAGATTTGGCGTCAGCCACCGCGAAGAAGCTAACTTCTGATAACCTCAATGCCAATATGGGTTCGCCATATTCTTGGTTTAGAGATTCAAAAGCATTGTTGGTCAGTCAATTGCTAGACAATCGTCCAAGTCTTTTAGATGACAAAAAAAACTTGCCAACGGGACCGATTGTTTCCACAGCCGAAGGCAAAGTGTCACAAAACAGAACTTATCAGGATCTTCTTAAAAACCCACAAGACGAAAAGAATTTTGAAACATTAGTAACTTCAGAATTATATAAAGTTGATTTTAATAGAAATGCAACATTGTTCAAAAAAGCGGACATGTATGCCGGGCAAAGTTTCTCGCCAGATGGTAAATACATTAACATCACAACATTACAAAAACCATTTTCGTATATCGTGCCTTTGTCAAGATTTCCGATGACAAGTGTGGTGTATGATGAATCGGGTAACGAAGTTAAAAAAGTTAACACGATTCCATTAACGGAGATTATGCCAAAAGGTTTTTCCGCTACCCGTGAAGGCAAACGAAATATGGCTTGGCGTGCTGACAAACCTGCAAGTTTGTATTTTGTACAAGCTTTGGATGGTGGAGATCCTGCTAAGAAAGTGGATTTTCGTGATGAAGTTTATACCTGGGATGCACCCTTTAATTCTGAGCCAAAATCTCTGGTAAAACTAAAAGAACGTTTTGCTGGAATACAATGGGGCGATGACCAACATGCAACAGTTATGGATTCTTGGTACGATACCCGTAATTTGACAACACAATTTTTAAATCCTTCAACAGGAGAAACCAAACTTATTTCGAGTCGTAATTTTCAGGATATGTACAAAGATCCGGGAGAATTCCAAACCAGAAGAAATCAATTCGGGCGCGATGTGATTGATGTTGAAGCTGGCAAATCTTACCTTTTGGGAGAAGGTTTTACCAAGGAAGGACAATTTCCATTTATCGATTCATTTGATTGGAAAACTTTAAAAACGACAAGACTTTATACATCGAATGTTAAAGGGAAAAAAGAAGATTTAATTGATATTTTGGATATTAAGAAAAACGAAATTTTGGTTCGCGAGCAATCCAAAAACGAATATCCGAATTATTATATCAAAAATTTTAAATCCGGAAAATTAACACCTGTTACGCAATTTGTTAATCCTTTTGCCAGCATCAAAGATGTTTATAAAGAAGTGATCCATTATAAGAGAAATGATGGTGTTGACTTGACAGGAACGCTTTATCTACCGCTTGGTTATAACAAAAAAGATAAATTGCCATTGTTAATTTGGGCTTACCCTGAAGAGTTTAAAGATAAGGCGACAGCGGGGCAAAACACCAAAAATCCTAATGAGTTTACATTCCCAAGCTATGGGTCGTTCATCTATTGGGTGACCAAAGGTTATGCAGTTCTAGATGATGCGTCGTTCCCAATTATTGGTGAAGGTAAAACAGAACCGAACGATACTTTTGTTACACAATTGGTAGCAGATGGGAAAGCAGCCATCGATGCTGTGGACAAATTAGGTTATATCGATAGAAAAAGAGTAGCTGTGGGAGGACATTCTTACGGTGCCTTTATGACGGCTAATCTATTGACATATTCGGATCTATTTGCTTGTGGAATTGCGAGAAGTGGTGCTTATAACAGAACTTTAACGCCGTTCGGGTTCCAAACTGAGCAGCGCAATTATTGGGATGTTCCTAATGTTTATAACGAGATGTCTCCTTTTATGAACGCTAATAAAATGAAGACGCCAATGCTATTGGTGCATGGTGAAGCGGATAACAATCCGGGAACGTTCACCTTACAAACGGAGCGTTATTTTCAAGCACTTAAAAATCTAGGAGCACCTGTTAGAATGGTTCTTTTACCAAAAGAATCGCATGGGTATGTTGCCAAAGAAAATATTATGCATTTGCTTTGGGAACAAGATCAGTTCCTTGAAAAATGTTTGCAAAAAAAATAA
- a CDS encoding S8/S53 family peptidase, with protein sequence MKKIFTTLMFGGLIFAQAQQTELVFVFFKDKPNKASFYANPLSELSQKSLDRRTQKSIALNDQDAPIEASYIQNVKNLGFTVTDYSKWLNGVAINATPAQIQTLQSQPYVSHVESFVRNPSGSQKALADRPNKWKNMSANKTNFNYGEATAQINQINLKPLHIAGYTGTGIDIAVIDTGFPTVNTGSAFKRLRDNNQIKGSYNFVSKNNDIYNTALNPHGSICLGTIGGYIQNQFVGSAPDANFYLYVSENDDVEIPEEQLYWIEAAEEADRKGVDLITTSLGYYIFDDSRYDYTYADMNGTTTFIARGAQIAFEKGIFINFAAGNEGNNDWHYIITPADNAKVFSIGAADQFGGMATFSSYGPNSAGVIKPDACARGLFTATVLNNDVTEASGTSLANPLAAGGVASLLQALPKSVNLVDVQNKLRGNASLANTPTDQEGYGILNFGKTYNQFLATENIKTTNFSIYPNPAKGFIEVKSSDKIQSIQIYDNIGRLILTSKSSKIDVSTLENAVYYLKINDNTKVEKFIKN encoded by the coding sequence ATGAAAAAAATCTTTACAACCTTGATGTTTGGCGGACTTATATTCGCGCAAGCACAGCAGACAGAATTGGTTTTTGTCTTTTTCAAGGATAAACCCAACAAAGCAAGTTTCTATGCCAATCCACTTTCAGAATTGTCACAGAAATCTTTGGATCGTAGGACTCAAAAATCGATTGCACTTAACGATCAAGATGCGCCAATTGAAGCAAGCTATATTCAGAATGTCAAGAATTTAGGTTTTACAGTAACTGATTATTCCAAATGGTTAAATGGTGTCGCCATTAACGCAACGCCTGCACAGATCCAAACTTTACAATCTCAACCTTACGTTTCGCATGTGGAATCTTTTGTAAGAAATCCTTCTGGCAGTCAAAAAGCTTTAGCAGATCGACCTAACAAATGGAAAAATATGAGTGCCAACAAAACCAATTTTAATTATGGTGAAGCAACTGCACAAATAAACCAAATCAACCTGAAACCATTACACATTGCAGGTTACACCGGCACAGGAATCGACATTGCAGTTATTGACACCGGCTTCCCTACTGTAAACACGGGAAGTGCTTTCAAAAGATTAAGAGATAATAATCAAATAAAAGGAAGCTATAACTTTGTTTCTAAAAATAATGACATCTACAATACCGCGCTAAATCCTCATGGTAGTATTTGCCTTGGGACAATTGGCGGATACATTCAGAATCAATTTGTAGGTTCTGCGCCAGATGCTAATTTTTATCTTTATGTCTCAGAAAATGACGATGTCGAAATTCCAGAAGAACAACTTTATTGGATAGAAGCAGCGGAAGAAGCCGACAGAAAAGGTGTAGATCTTATTACAACCTCTTTGGGATATTATATTTTCGATGACAGTCGCTATGACTACACCTATGCGGATATGAATGGGACGACAACTTTTATAGCTCGTGGTGCCCAAATCGCTTTCGAGAAAGGTATATTCATCAATTTTGCTGCTGGCAACGAGGGGAATAATGACTGGCATTACATCATCACACCAGCAGATAATGCTAAAGTATTTTCGATTGGCGCTGCAGATCAATTTGGTGGTATGGCGACATTTTCTTCTTACGGCCCCAATTCCGCAGGCGTTATAAAACCTGATGCTTGCGCACGTGGGCTCTTTACAGCAACTGTTCTTAACAATGATGTTACAGAAGCTAGTGGCACCTCTCTAGCCAATCCGTTGGCCGCAGGTGGCGTTGCTTCTCTTTTGCAAGCACTTCCAAAAAGTGTCAATTTGGTAGATGTACAAAATAAACTTCGTGGCAATGCTTCGCTGGCTAATACGCCAACAGATCAAGAAGGTTATGGCATTCTTAATTTCGGAAAAACTTATAACCAATTTTTAGCAACCGAGAATATTAAAACAACTAACTTTAGCATCTATCCCAACCCTGCCAAAGGTTTTATTGAAGTAAAATCAAGTGACAAAATACAATCAATCCAAATTTATGATAATATCGGTCGATTAATTTTAACTTCAAAATCTTCGAAAATTGATGTTTCTACATTAGAAAACGCAGTTTATTATCTAAAAATAAATGACAATACGAAAGTTGAAAAGTTCATTAAAAACTAA
- a CDS encoding phosphoenolpyruvate carboxylase produces the protein MMNDKKSEVFRQLVENKFQIYNSLFMSLPYDKMTNIGMLLPFLYEESKEGYDKALSPETIINSFFKNHTDLQSEEQKIELLFKIVQYIERQVVLFDSIEDAAFQKLHSQADSGTIPNLYERAVQDHRLQEVRKKLKDFSVKIVFTAHPTQFYPNAVQRIIHDLRDAIQNDSVTQIDVLLQQLGKTPFVNKERPTPLDEAMSIIYYLRYVYYKSIGDLYKNLKETFETEHFHLHPDIIKLGFWPGGDRDGNPFVTSDVTLEVANELRSSILKCYYGHLKSLRRRLSFRGVSDVLESLSHQLYQAIFQKDFKISETDIISKINDAEHILVTQHQALFHDLLDDYRDRVKIFGTHFATLDIRQDSRVHQKIVDVIYQNIFKTEDISKVSNNDKFNQIISSNQIIKPENFSEEIVKDSLQNILNITKIQEQNGERGLHRYIISNSDEVKDVMNVYAMMKACGYQDTDIKMDIVPLFETMDGLDNSESVMRELYENPIYAEHLQRRKNEQYIMLGFSDGTKDGGYLKANWEIYRAKENLTKVAKEFGVKVVFFDGRGGPPARGGGKTHDFYASQGKTIANNQIELTIQGQTITSVFGNKDQAKYNFEQLLSAGIENDVFENSKKELSKRERDLINELSTISFEKYSQLKSHPMFVPYLQEMSTLEYYGKTNIGSRPSKRGADGELKFEDLRAIPFVGSWSQLKQNVPGFFGFGTALKQLKEEGRFDDVKLLYQHSDFFKTLVLNSMMSMNKTYFPLTYYMRENPKFGVFWNILFDEFNLSKDLMLELTGFKVLMQEEPLNRKSVLIREKIVLPLLSIQQYALMQIQKNPDNKALYEKLVMRSLFGNINASRNSA, from the coding sequence ATGATGAATGATAAAAAATCCGAAGTTTTCCGTCAACTTGTTGAGAACAAATTCCAAATATACAATTCGTTGTTCATGAGTTTGCCTTATGATAAAATGACGAATATCGGCATGTTGTTACCTTTTTTATATGAAGAAAGTAAGGAAGGCTATGACAAAGCTTTGTCGCCAGAAACGATCATTAATTCATTTTTTAAAAATCATACCGATCTGCAATCTGAAGAACAAAAGATTGAACTGCTTTTCAAAATTGTGCAATATATTGAGCGACAAGTGGTGTTGTTTGATAGTATCGAAGATGCGGCTTTTCAGAAGTTGCATTCTCAGGCAGATAGCGGAACAATTCCGAATCTTTATGAACGTGCTGTGCAGGATCATCGTTTGCAAGAAGTTCGTAAAAAATTAAAAGATTTTTCTGTCAAGATAGTGTTCACGGCACATCCTACGCAGTTTTATCCCAATGCCGTGCAACGGATTATCCACGATTTGCGCGATGCGATCCAAAACGATTCGGTGACACAGATTGATGTTCTTTTGCAGCAATTGGGGAAAACGCCTTTTGTTAACAAAGAGCGTCCAACGCCTTTGGATGAGGCGATGAGTATTATTTACTATCTGCGCTATGTCTATTATAAAAGTATTGGTGACTTGTACAAAAATCTGAAAGAAACCTTCGAGACAGAGCATTTTCATCTTCATCCAGATATTATCAAACTCGGTTTTTGGCCAGGCGGAGATCGGGACGGCAATCCATTTGTGACTTCGGATGTCACTTTGGAAGTGGCGAATGAGCTGCGAAGTTCTATTTTGAAATGTTATTATGGACATCTCAAAAGCTTAAGAAGAAGACTTAGTTTTAGAGGCGTTTCTGATGTTTTAGAAAGTTTGAGCCATCAATTATATCAAGCGATTTTTCAAAAAGATTTTAAAATTTCTGAAACCGACATTATTTCTAAAATCAATGACGCAGAACATATTTTGGTGACCCAACATCAAGCGCTATTCCATGATTTGTTAGATGATTATCGCGATAGAGTAAAGATTTTTGGGACGCATTTTGCGACATTGGATATTCGACAAGATAGTCGTGTTCATCAAAAAATTGTCGATGTTATTTATCAAAATATATTTAAAACAGAAGATATTTCTAAAGTTTCAAATAACGATAAATTTAACCAAATTATTTCTTCAAATCAAATTATAAAACCAGAAAATTTCTCTGAAGAAATTGTAAAAGACAGCTTACAAAACATTCTGAACATTACCAAAATTCAGGAGCAAAATGGCGAACGCGGTCTGCATCGTTATATCATTTCGAATTCTGATGAGGTTAAAGACGTTATGAATGTCTATGCGATGATGAAAGCTTGCGGTTATCAAGATACGGACATCAAAATGGATATTGTACCACTTTTCGAAACGATGGATGGTCTCGATAATTCAGAATCTGTGATGCGAGAACTTTACGAAAATCCAATCTATGCAGAACATCTCCAGCGTCGCAAAAATGAACAATACATCATGCTCGGTTTTTCAGACGGAACCAAAGATGGTGGCTATCTCAAAGCAAATTGGGAAATCTACCGCGCCAAAGAAAATTTAACAAAAGTTGCTAAAGAATTTGGGGTAAAAGTAGTTTTCTTCGATGGGCGTGGCGGGCCACCAGCAAGAGGCGGTGGAAAAACGCATGACTTTTACGCATCACAAGGGAAAACAATTGCCAACAATCAAATTGAACTTACGATACAAGGGCAAACCATAACGAGTGTTTTTGGAAATAAAGATCAGGCCAAATATAATTTTGAACAATTGTTAAGCGCTGGAATTGAAAATGACGTTTTCGAAAATTCTAAGAAAGAACTTTCCAAAAGAGAACGGGATTTAATAAATGAATTGTCAACAATTAGCTTTGAGAAATACAGCCAGCTGAAATCTCATCCCATGTTTGTGCCTTATTTGCAGGAGATGAGTACTTTGGAATATTACGGAAAAACCAATATCGGAAGTCGCCCGAGCAAACGTGGCGCCGATGGTGAACTGAAATTCGAAGATTTACGTGCTATTCCTTTTGTGGGGTCTTGGTCGCAACTAAAACAAAATGTTCCTGGATTTTTTGGATTTGGGACCGCTTTGAAACAGTTGAAAGAAGAAGGTCGATTTGATGATGTTAAACTTTTGTATCAGCACTCAGACTTTTTCAAAACTTTGGTGCTCAACTCGATGATGTCGATGAATAAGACGTATTTTCCATTGACTTATTATATGCGAGAAAATCCAAAATTTGGTGTATTTTGGAATATTCTCTTTGATGAATTTAATCTTTCCAAAGATTTGATGTTGGAATTGACAGGGTTCAAAGTTTTGATGCAGGAAGAACCATTAAATAGAAAATCGGTTCTAATTCGTGAAAAAATTGTTTTGCCTTTGCTAAGTATTCAACAATATGCGTTGATGCAAATTCAGAAAAATCCGGATAACAAAGCACTTTACGAAAAATTAGTGATGCGTTCTTTATTTGGAAATATCAATGCGAGTCGCAATTCGGCTTAA
- a CDS encoding NAD(P)H-hydrate dehydratase, giving the protein MKILNVNQLRECDQYTIRNKPIFSINLMEKAAKSSCEWLIKNINPNDDFVIFCGNGNNGGDGLALARLLVQNNRKVKVVVNYGKKFSKDAVTNLQRIPETIPIIDACDFSTTELRNSTVLIDAIFGIGLNKNIGQPWENLINEINKLPNRIISLDLPSGLSPDADKNSIVFIKANDTLSFQFYKKIFFHPETGIFCGKIHVLNIDLSPSFIEDVVVDAYVADELEIKKIYKSRPEFSHKGHFGKAVLVGGTYGKTGAILLAGRVAARTGAGLTFINAPECAYSSCLMQVPEAMFEFSGIKEVEHINYIEDGEYGIGPGFGKNEIARSALENFLRSHSRPVVLDADALAIFSTHLNLLSWVPKDSILTPHPKEFERIFGLSASSFERLELAKEIAKKYQLNIVLKDHHTQIILHTGEVYYNISGNSGLAKGGSGDVLTGIITSLLAQKYSPKEAAIFGVWIHGKAADLALKNQAKESLLASDVIESVGKVFNYLSK; this is encoded by the coding sequence ATGAAAATACTCAATGTTAATCAATTGCGTGAATGCGATCAATATACGATAAGGAATAAGCCTATTTTTTCAATTAATCTCATGGAGAAAGCAGCTAAGTCGAGCTGCGAATGGCTTATCAAAAATATTAATCCTAATGATGATTTCGTTATTTTTTGTGGTAATGGCAACAATGGTGGCGATGGATTGGCTTTAGCAAGACTCTTAGTTCAGAATAACAGAAAAGTTAAAGTTGTCGTCAATTATGGGAAGAAATTTTCAAAAGATGCGGTAACTAATTTACAGCGTATTCCAGAAACAATACCAATTATAGATGCTTGTGATTTTTCCACGACAGAGCTACGTAATTCAACAGTGCTGATCGATGCAATTTTTGGTATTGGACTTAATAAAAATATAGGGCAGCCTTGGGAAAATCTTATTAATGAAATTAATAAACTTCCTAATCGCATCATATCTTTAGACCTTCCATCGGGATTAAGCCCAGATGCTGATAAAAACAGTATTGTTTTCATTAAAGCTAATGATACTCTAAGTTTTCAATTTTATAAAAAAATATTTTTTCATCCCGAAACTGGAATTTTTTGTGGAAAAATTCATGTTTTAAATATAGACCTTAGTCCTAGTTTTATTGAAGATGTTGTCGTTGATGCGTATGTAGCGGATGAACTTGAAATCAAAAAAATATATAAATCCCGACCAGAATTTAGCCATAAAGGACATTTTGGAAAAGCCGTTTTGGTGGGAGGAACGTATGGGAAAACAGGTGCGATACTTTTGGCAGGACGTGTTGCTGCAAGGACTGGTGCTGGTTTAACCTTTATTAATGCGCCCGAATGTGCGTATTCTTCTTGCCTTATGCAAGTTCCAGAAGCAATGTTCGAATTTTCAGGAATCAAAGAAGTTGAACATATTAATTACATAGAAGACGGAGAATACGGCATTGGCCCAGGATTTGGGAAAAATGAAATTGCCCGTTCTGCATTAGAAAATTTTTTACGAAGTCATAGTCGTCCCGTTGTTTTAGATGCAGATGCTTTAGCGATTTTTTCAACGCATCTTAATCTTTTATCTTGGGTGCCAAAAGATTCTATTCTTACGCCACATCCTAAAGAATTTGAAAGGATTTTTGGGCTATCCGCGAGCTCTTTTGAACGCTTAGAACTGGCAAAAGAAATTGCTAAAAAATACCAACTGAACATCGTTCTTAAAGATCATCATACACAGATTATTTTACATACTGGAGAAGTTTATTACAACATCAGCGGTAATTCTGGACTTGCAAAAGGCGGAAGTGGTGACGTGTTGACAGGTATTATCACCTCGCTTTTGGCTCAAAAATATTCACCGAAGGAGGCTGCGATTTTTGGCGTGTGGATTCACGGGAAAGCCGCCGATTTAGCGCTCAAAAATCAAGCGAAAGAAAGTCTTTTAGCTTCCGATGTTATTGAAAGCGTCGGAAAAGTTTTTAACTATTTGTCAAAATAG